A single window of Crassostrea angulata isolate pt1a10 chromosome 8, ASM2561291v2, whole genome shotgun sequence DNA harbors:
- the LOC128159607 gene encoding TBC1 domain family member 22B-like isoform X1, whose amino-acid sequence MSAFSNEPLKDGNKGGFWKKGSGFPGSIKPVYGAQHPPLQMMPRGKEDRSKSSNKKDAFQDFENKTSDAWDDGDDDLLVMANIQMSLRDVQSTAKAVMENHSKQFSAQNQQNAIKDHVTAVPSATSSHGAGPGVGVRLNSGWRPPKSTPIRYTKDVVPDREATKLEKFRSVLAGPNTDLDELRKLSWSGIPKAVRATAWKILSGYLPASVDRREPTLQRKRHEYFSFIEQYYDTRHQEMHQDTFRQQQLGLGTILKDIPRMTSLAHLFQQQVVQEIFERILYIWAIRHPASGYVQGINDLVTPFFVVFLSEFIENDVESENFEVSQLPKETLNTIEADSFWCTSKLLDGIQDNYTFAQPGIQMKVNALQELVKRIDVPLYKHLEEQCVEFLQFSFRWMNNLLMREIPLRCTIRLWDTYQAEENGFADFHLYVCAAFLVRFTQDILREHDFQGILMFLQNLPTHHWQNEEIGELLAEAFKLKYMFADAPNHLSKKK is encoded by the exons ATGTCTGCATTTAGTAATGAACCATTAAAAGACGGAAACAAGGGTGGATTCTGGAAGAAAGGGAGCGGTTTTCCAGGAAG CATTAAACCAGTTTATGGAGCACAACATCCTCCACTTCAAATGATGCCTAGGGG AAAAGAAGATCGATCTAAATCCAGCAATAAGAAAGATGCTTTTCAAgactttgaaaacaaaacatctGATGCATGGgatgatggtgatgatgatCTTCTGGTTATGGCGAACATTCAGATGTCACTTCGAGATGTACAGTCTACTGCTAAAGCAGTCATGGAAAATCATAGCAAACAGTTCAGTGCTCAAAACCAGCAAAATGCCATCAAAG ATCATGTGACTGCTGTTCCCTCTGCCACCTCATCCCATGGGGCAGGGCCCGGTGTTGGGGTGCGTTTGAACAGTGGGTGGAGGCCGCCCAAGTCTACACCAATCAGATACACCAAAGATGTGGTGCCAGATAGAGAGGCCACCAAGCTGGAGAAATTCCGATCTGTGTTAGCAGGTCCAAATACAGATCTAG ATGAATTACGAAAACTCAGCTGGTCTGGAATACCAAAAGCTGTTCGGGCAACAGCGTGGAAAATTTTATCA GGTTACCTTCCAGCAAGTGTGGACAGAAGGGAGCCAACCCTGCAGAGAAAACGTCACGAGTATTTCAGTTTTATCGAACAATATTACGACACGCGGCATCAGGAGATGCACCAAGACACATTCAGACAG CAACAGTTAGGTCTTGGCACA ATCCTTAAAGACATCCCTAGGATGACCTCACTAGCTCACCTTTTCCAACAGCAGGTTGTTCAAGAA ATATTTGAGCGCATTTTGTATATCTGGGCCATCAGACATCCAGCCAGCGGCTACGTGCAGGGAATCAACGACTTGGTGACTCCTTTCTTTGTCGTATTTCTGTCCGAGTTCATAGAAAATG ATGTGGAGTCCGAGAACTTTGAGGTGAGTCAGCTACCCAAGGAGACGTTGAACACGATCGAGGCGGACAGTTTCTGGTGCACCTCTAAGTTGCTGGACGGAATACAGGACAACTACACGTTCGCTCAGCCCGGCATACAGATGAAGGTCAATGCGTTGCAGGAGCTCGTCAAGAGAATCGATG ttccTTTATACAAACATTTAGAGGAGCAGTGCGTGGAGTTCCTACAGTTCTCCTTCCGATGGATGAACAATTTACTGATGCGAGAAATTCCCCTCAGGTGTACAATACGACTTTGGGATACATATCAG GCGGAGGAAAATGGATTTGCAGACTTTCACCTCTATGTATGTGCAGCTTTTCTAGTCAGGTTTACCCAGGATATTCTGAGAGAGCATGATTTTCAG ggaATTCTAATGTTTCTTCAAAACCTTCCAACCCACCACTGGCAAAATGAGGAAATAGGTGAACTTTTAGCAGAGGCTTTCAAGCTTAAATACATGTTTGCTGATGCACCAAATCATCTCAGCAAAAAGAAGTGA
- the LOC128159607 gene encoding TBC1 domain family member 22B-like isoform X3, which translates to MMPRGKEDRSKSSNKKDAFQDFENKTSDAWDDGDDDLLVMANIQMSLRDVQSTAKAVMENHSKQFSAQNQQNAIKDHVTAVPSATSSHGAGPGVGVRLNSGWRPPKSTPIRYTKDVVPDREATKLEKFRSVLAGPNTDLDELRKLSWSGIPKAVRATAWKILSGYLPASVDRREPTLQRKRHEYFSFIEQYYDTRHQEMHQDTFRQQQLGLGTILKDIPRMTSLAHLFQQQVVQEIFERILYIWAIRHPASGYVQGINDLVTPFFVVFLSEFIENDVESENFEVSQLPKETLNTIEADSFWCTSKLLDGIQDNYTFAQPGIQMKVNALQELVKRIDVPLYKHLEEQCVEFLQFSFRWMNNLLMREIPLRCTIRLWDTYQAEENGFADFHLYVCAAFLVRFTQDILREHDFQGILMFLQNLPTHHWQNEEIGELLAEAFKLKYMFADAPNHLSKKK; encoded by the exons ATGATGCCTAGGGG AAAAGAAGATCGATCTAAATCCAGCAATAAGAAAGATGCTTTTCAAgactttgaaaacaaaacatctGATGCATGGgatgatggtgatgatgatCTTCTGGTTATGGCGAACATTCAGATGTCACTTCGAGATGTACAGTCTACTGCTAAAGCAGTCATGGAAAATCATAGCAAACAGTTCAGTGCTCAAAACCAGCAAAATGCCATCAAAG ATCATGTGACTGCTGTTCCCTCTGCCACCTCATCCCATGGGGCAGGGCCCGGTGTTGGGGTGCGTTTGAACAGTGGGTGGAGGCCGCCCAAGTCTACACCAATCAGATACACCAAAGATGTGGTGCCAGATAGAGAGGCCACCAAGCTGGAGAAATTCCGATCTGTGTTAGCAGGTCCAAATACAGATCTAG ATGAATTACGAAAACTCAGCTGGTCTGGAATACCAAAAGCTGTTCGGGCAACAGCGTGGAAAATTTTATCA GGTTACCTTCCAGCAAGTGTGGACAGAAGGGAGCCAACCCTGCAGAGAAAACGTCACGAGTATTTCAGTTTTATCGAACAATATTACGACACGCGGCATCAGGAGATGCACCAAGACACATTCAGACAG CAACAGTTAGGTCTTGGCACA ATCCTTAAAGACATCCCTAGGATGACCTCACTAGCTCACCTTTTCCAACAGCAGGTTGTTCAAGAA ATATTTGAGCGCATTTTGTATATCTGGGCCATCAGACATCCAGCCAGCGGCTACGTGCAGGGAATCAACGACTTGGTGACTCCTTTCTTTGTCGTATTTCTGTCCGAGTTCATAGAAAATG ATGTGGAGTCCGAGAACTTTGAGGTGAGTCAGCTACCCAAGGAGACGTTGAACACGATCGAGGCGGACAGTTTCTGGTGCACCTCTAAGTTGCTGGACGGAATACAGGACAACTACACGTTCGCTCAGCCCGGCATACAGATGAAGGTCAATGCGTTGCAGGAGCTCGTCAAGAGAATCGATG ttccTTTATACAAACATTTAGAGGAGCAGTGCGTGGAGTTCCTACAGTTCTCCTTCCGATGGATGAACAATTTACTGATGCGAGAAATTCCCCTCAGGTGTACAATACGACTTTGGGATACATATCAG GCGGAGGAAAATGGATTTGCAGACTTTCACCTCTATGTATGTGCAGCTTTTCTAGTCAGGTTTACCCAGGATATTCTGAGAGAGCATGATTTTCAG ggaATTCTAATGTTTCTTCAAAACCTTCCAACCCACCACTGGCAAAATGAGGAAATAGGTGAACTTTTAGCAGAGGCTTTCAAGCTTAAATACATGTTTGCTGATGCACCAAATCATCTCAGCAAAAAGAAGTGA
- the LOC128159607 gene encoding TBC1 domain family member 22B-like isoform X2: MSAFSNEPLKDGNKGGFWKKGSGFPGSIKPVYGAQHPPLQMMPRGKEDRSKSSNKKDAFQDFENKTSDAWDDGDDDLLVMANIQMSLRDVQSTAKAVMENHSKQFSAQNQQNAIKDHVTAVPSATSSHGAGPGVGVRLNSGWRPPKSTPIRYTKDVVPDREATKLEKFRSVLAGPNTDLDELRKLSWSGIPKAVRATAWKILSGYLPASVDRREPTLQRKRHEYFSFIEQYYDTRHQEMHQDTFRQILKDIPRMTSLAHLFQQQVVQEIFERILYIWAIRHPASGYVQGINDLVTPFFVVFLSEFIENDVESENFEVSQLPKETLNTIEADSFWCTSKLLDGIQDNYTFAQPGIQMKVNALQELVKRIDVPLYKHLEEQCVEFLQFSFRWMNNLLMREIPLRCTIRLWDTYQAEENGFADFHLYVCAAFLVRFTQDILREHDFQGILMFLQNLPTHHWQNEEIGELLAEAFKLKYMFADAPNHLSKKK, encoded by the exons ATGTCTGCATTTAGTAATGAACCATTAAAAGACGGAAACAAGGGTGGATTCTGGAAGAAAGGGAGCGGTTTTCCAGGAAG CATTAAACCAGTTTATGGAGCACAACATCCTCCACTTCAAATGATGCCTAGGGG AAAAGAAGATCGATCTAAATCCAGCAATAAGAAAGATGCTTTTCAAgactttgaaaacaaaacatctGATGCATGGgatgatggtgatgatgatCTTCTGGTTATGGCGAACATTCAGATGTCACTTCGAGATGTACAGTCTACTGCTAAAGCAGTCATGGAAAATCATAGCAAACAGTTCAGTGCTCAAAACCAGCAAAATGCCATCAAAG ATCATGTGACTGCTGTTCCCTCTGCCACCTCATCCCATGGGGCAGGGCCCGGTGTTGGGGTGCGTTTGAACAGTGGGTGGAGGCCGCCCAAGTCTACACCAATCAGATACACCAAAGATGTGGTGCCAGATAGAGAGGCCACCAAGCTGGAGAAATTCCGATCTGTGTTAGCAGGTCCAAATACAGATCTAG ATGAATTACGAAAACTCAGCTGGTCTGGAATACCAAAAGCTGTTCGGGCAACAGCGTGGAAAATTTTATCA GGTTACCTTCCAGCAAGTGTGGACAGAAGGGAGCCAACCCTGCAGAGAAAACGTCACGAGTATTTCAGTTTTATCGAACAATATTACGACACGCGGCATCAGGAGATGCACCAAGACACATTCAGACAG ATCCTTAAAGACATCCCTAGGATGACCTCACTAGCTCACCTTTTCCAACAGCAGGTTGTTCAAGAA ATATTTGAGCGCATTTTGTATATCTGGGCCATCAGACATCCAGCCAGCGGCTACGTGCAGGGAATCAACGACTTGGTGACTCCTTTCTTTGTCGTATTTCTGTCCGAGTTCATAGAAAATG ATGTGGAGTCCGAGAACTTTGAGGTGAGTCAGCTACCCAAGGAGACGTTGAACACGATCGAGGCGGACAGTTTCTGGTGCACCTCTAAGTTGCTGGACGGAATACAGGACAACTACACGTTCGCTCAGCCCGGCATACAGATGAAGGTCAATGCGTTGCAGGAGCTCGTCAAGAGAATCGATG ttccTTTATACAAACATTTAGAGGAGCAGTGCGTGGAGTTCCTACAGTTCTCCTTCCGATGGATGAACAATTTACTGATGCGAGAAATTCCCCTCAGGTGTACAATACGACTTTGGGATACATATCAG GCGGAGGAAAATGGATTTGCAGACTTTCACCTCTATGTATGTGCAGCTTTTCTAGTCAGGTTTACCCAGGATATTCTGAGAGAGCATGATTTTCAG ggaATTCTAATGTTTCTTCAAAACCTTCCAACCCACCACTGGCAAAATGAGGAAATAGGTGAACTTTTAGCAGAGGCTTTCAAGCTTAAATACATGTTTGCTGATGCACCAAATCATCTCAGCAAAAAGAAGTGA